The Nostoc sp. PCC 7524 nucleotide sequence TGGCATCAACATAAATATCTGTCCCAGCTACAGCCGCGCTCGTGATGAGACTCCCGCCTTCAATCTGGGCTACAGTTTCACTAAATATCGTATCCACGTTGACCATGCCAGCAAAACCAAAGGTCTTAGCTGCACTACCTGATTGACCTAAAGCTATGTTGAGGATGGCAGTATTGGCTGTAACTTGCAACCCACCCGTCTTAGCTGTTGGATCATAAGCTTTGGTGAAGTATATTTGAGTGTCATTTTCGATTTTCGCCTTGGTGGTGTTATCAACCACTAAAACGTGGACAGCGCCGCCAATCCCTGTACCGCCAGATTGGGTTCCCGATGCGTTATATAAATAGCTAAGACTGCTTTTACGTCTACTCTTAAGAATACCTTCTGGGCTGAGGTCAATATCAAAGTTACCCGTGTGGTGAACTAACTCATATTTGGTGTCAGCTGTGACTGCTACCGCCTGATCACTACCCCGGAAGGCGGTATCTTGATTAATCTTCGCGCCAGATTCAATGATTGCTTCGGTGATATTGGTGTAGCCTAAACCAGCTAAGGACAAACCCAAGGCAAAATCAGCAGTAGAGGCGTTAGTTGAGGAGCTTTTATTGGTTGTCCGCACCCATGAGTTGAACAATAAACCCGTCAGTCCCAGTTTGCCATCTAGGAATGAGGCAAACCTACCCACTGGATCTGAGCCAAAGAAATTTTTCGCATCTGTTGCTGCTGTATTAGGATCGCGGATGGGGAATACCCAAGGATAGCTGATATTAGAAGTAACGCTGAGTGTCTTCTTGGCGTTAATAACTGCACCTGGCCCTGTAGTTTCTTGGCTGGAGATGTTATTTTTACCTCGCACTAACGCCTGGGCTTTGTTTTGATAAGCACCAATGACTAAACCAACGCTGATTGATGTGTCTGGGGTGGCATCGTCGGCACGGGAGATGGTAGCTTCAACGTTTTGTTGGGTTTTGTGTGTCAGTGTGGCGTTAACAGCAACGTCACCATAGGAGTTAAGGATGGCATTGGGGCCGACTTCTGCCAGTACCTCGTTAAAGGTGAAGTGAAAGACTGCCGAACCAGCAACTTCAAACTGGGGTGTGGTGGAACCTTGGGGGAGGTTGTTCTTGATGTTGTCGCTAGCGGGGTTTTTATTGGGATTGGAATTTTTGGTAGTAATATCTTTTCTAAAAAATACAAATGGGTTGAGGTTGGCAAGATTTCTGACAATGCCACCACCAGCCCCTAGTAACTCACCTTTAGTGAGGAAGTCTTTGATTTTTGGTTCGCTACCAATACCACTCTTGGTTTTGCCACTGTTCTCAGCATTTAATGTGGCAGAAATGGTGATGCCTTTAGCACCTGGATCAAAACTATGTGTTGTTCCAATGAGAATTTGATCATTCAAGTCAAAGTCAATCACCAGAGATTGACGTGTGTCTCTATAGGGACGCTGATCTTCTCGTGGTGTTTCTAACCATAGGGTAGTCTCGTTACTGCCACTGGTAATAGCTATAGCAGGGCCATCCTCGGCTGCGGCTAACTGAATTTGGTTAGGATCTGTACCTGTGATGACATAGTAGGTTGCGCCAATTGTCAATTCGGGAATAACGGCATCTCCACCTGTACCCCGATAAATCACCCGCTCATTCTGGGTGTAAGGCCAGCTGCTAGCTTTGGTGATGGTGTGATTTTGGGAATCGATGGTGACAGCTAGAGGTTCCTTGGTGAAGAAGATGGCTGTGGGGGTGGTGATACCATCCAAAGCGATCGCCGCACCTGTTTGGGCGTTGGCGTAGCTATTGGCTAGTTGAATCTTAGCGGCGTTTTGGGTATCAGGAATTACATAGTATACCTGCCCCTCGGTAAGTCCGTTAATTGTACCACCGACTGCACCCCGATAGACGACGCGATCGCCTCTTTGGAAAGTCTGGGGAGTATCAAAGACGAGTTTATCGCTGGCATCTTCAAGAGTGACGCTGCCTGTGACAAATGTTGTGCGCGCTAGGAATAAATCTGTGTTGGCAACACCACCAATATCAACGGCTCTGCCAAAGATAGCATCTTCTCTGGTGGCGGCTAATTGCAGTCTATTGGCGTTGTTGACATCGGGCAGAATGTAGTAAATTCTCCCAAGCTGCAAGTTATCGATACTACCGCTACTCACCCCGTTATACACAACAGCATCGCCTAGTACAAATCCGTGGGCGAAGGTGAATGTCAAGGTATCATTGGCAGCATCGAGGGTAACGGCTGTACCGCCTGTAGGTGGCTCTACCCCAGAACTAGCAGTACCAGAACCCGCCCAGAACCAATCTGCACCTAAGACGGTGGCAGTAGCATCAGCGACAGCCGTAGCGGCGGCTAATCTGGCTGCGGCTTCATCTTGTCCATTGTTAATGGCTTGTTCGTAAGCATCATCATAGACAGTTTGATATTCTGGGGCAATTGTGCCATGTAGGGCTTGCTGTTTAATATTTTCATAGGCATCGTTATATGCTGTCTGTCCGGCTATTTGGGCTGCGTTGGCATCTGCTGAAGATGGCGTTAAGCGAATGGCTAAATTGTCATAGGGATTCACCAAGGCGTAATAGGTTTGGTTTTCGACTAAGCCGATGAGAGTTAATCCTAATGCCCCTTGATAGGTTAATGCTTCACCGTTGGTTAATCCATGTGCGCTATCGAAGATGATGTTATTACCCGCCACTTCTACACCACTGGGCGTGATTGATTGGCTATTGGCGCGGATAAATTGGAAGTCCAAATTCAAATCTACATCCTGCCCACCTTGAGTTTTCAGATATAGGCGGTTGGGGTTGCTATCATTGACAACTGCTAAATAGGTGACTCCATCAACTAAGCCGCCAATACGTTTACCAGGGACAGCAGTAAAGGTAAACTGTTGATTGTTGTAGGCTTTAACATCAAAATCAAATTCAATATAGTTCTCAGTTTCGTCAACTTTGGTAATCGGTAAGTTGAGATTAGTATTACTCAGCGTTGGTAAGTCTGTAGTTAAGCTAGTCCAGTCAACCAGGGGATCAAGTTCTAAATCGATGCCTACGGGTGTGGTGGCGGAGGCATCTTGGAAGTTACGCGCTAACTTAATTTCGGTGTCAGAAACTTTAATGATGTAGTAAGTTTGAGCGATCGCATTATTTAACCCTAAAATTGGCTTATCGCTGACTGGGTTGAAGCGTACTAACTCCCCATTAGTTAATCCGTGAGCTACACCAAAGTTAATGCTGTCGTTAGCAGTATCGATATCAGTAATCTGCCGCTTGAGTCTGCCCGTCTCTAGTGTGGGATAGTCACCAAACCGAATGTAGAGATTGTTTTGCGCGTCTGTCTTGCTACTGGCAATCCGAATTTTATGCTCATCAACCCTAATCACTGAGTAAGAGGTGTTGTCCTCTAGCCCAGGGATGGGAGTACCTACACCACTGGAGTAAACTACTCTATCTCCAGTCTGTAAATTATGTGTAATCGCCTGGCCGTTTGCATCTACAAAAGAAATCGTATCATCGGCAAGGTTCAGGCGTGTAAAAGGATTAAATGTCAGTTTGACAGGAACTTGGCTAGCGGGATCACTGGCAGTCTCAGCTGTAATTTTTCCGTCTACTGTGGCTTTGACATCACTTTCTGAGACTCCTACTGATACTGTGATTCCGGCTTTACCATCGTAGTAAGAAGCCGTTTCGACGTTGCTTTTGTCTTTGTATTGTGCTTCAGCTATGATGGCGACACTCTTACCGGCAATAATTTCTGTATCTTTGGTAGTGATGGCGTGGGTGAAGCTGCGTGTCACATCTACAGCCCCAGCAAATTGCACGTTCTTGGGGTTAGTAGGGCCAACGCCAAAGTTCTGTGTTACACGGGCAGTACCAGCCGCAACGTTGTTAGTTTTGGCGGTGACGTTGACATTGCCACCGTTCATGGTGCTGGTGTCAATGAGTGTAGAGCCTTCGATGCTAGTTTTGGCTGTTGTCTGTCCAAAGTTAAACGAGAAAGCAATTCCCACACCTGTAGAAGCATAGTAAATCGCTTCACCGGTAGCATCTGCATTAGCTTCGGTTGTGATATCTACATCACCGCTAGCGATGATTTTGCTGGCTCCTTTGACGGTGACGTTAGCATCCGCTACCTTCACCATGACGGAAAGCGGCAGGCTGAGGAAGTCGTCTAATGGCCCTACAATTGACTGAATCAATCCAGAGAAAAATACCCCGTTGCCATTGAGTTCTTGATTCAACTGGTTGATGAGGTTCACGTCGCCGGCTTTAGCACTGAGGGTGATATTGTTTCCTTTGATAGTTGCTTCTTCTACGGTGACACCTGCGTTCTGCACCATCACACCAATATCATTAGCGACGAGATAGTTAAACACCAAATTGGTGATGTCTGCTGTTAAACTAACGTTACCAGGGGTAAAGGTGCCAGTGGAGTGCGCCAACAATTTTGCACCACTCTTGACTTCAATCCCACGAGTCCCACCGCCAAAAATGAAACTGGGTTCACCTGTAGCATTGAAGGTAATGTTTCCAGAGTTGCCAATTGATACTGCTGTTTCCGGATCACCACCACTGGTAATTTGCCTGGTAGAAATAATCACATTTTCTGAAACTTCAATGGTGTCGGCAGTCACCTCTAGTTTGTTGCCATTGAGATTGAGGTTGCCTTTAAATACAACTTTTTCTGGCCCCAAACCACCATTAATGATTAAGTCCGCGTTGAAATTATCTAGTGCTTCTATATATACGTATTCGTCACTGCCGACAGCATTTAATTCTGTATTAATTGTCAATGAGCTTGCGGGATCATTAAAGGTGACACTTTCAAAGGTGCTATTACTGCTTTCAATAGTAATTTTTCCTGGTGCTGATCTATACACCCGCACCTGATCGGCAATACCTGTAGCTGTAAAGACGCGATCGGGGGTATTAGTATTATCTGTAATCGGCTCCATGCCGATATAGGTAATAATATCACCGTCACGGTTAATCGTGCCGGAGTCTCGATTGGTAGAGGTGTAAACTACGCTATTAAAACTACCACCATCTAGCACTACACTATCGAAACCACCGTCGCCACCTGCAACTGTGCCACTAATCCCACCATTGGCACTAAAGATAAATGTATCTTCGTTGTTAGTTCCACCTGTGAGGTTTTCAACATTCCTAAAACTAACAACGTCAAAATTTCCTATGTTTAGTCCTGTGATATACCATGTAGTATTTGCGTCTGGGCCAAATAATGTGTCTTGCCCATCTCCACTATCAAAACTCAATGTACCATTCTGTTGTTTGAGGGCATCAACTAAGGAAGTATCAAGATATAGTTTGTCATTACCTTCCTGAAGATTGACTTCGATATTAACGCCAGCAAAGGCACCTAAAACGTCTGTTTGTGTGGTTGCTAGGTTAAGATCATTGAAAAAATTAGTGCCATCAATGCTGTAAGCTAATTGATTGTTTTGATTTAACTTTAGGTATAGTTCATCCCAGCCATCACTACCAATAAATGTAATTTTATTGTTAACTAATGGATCAATAGATATTGATGGTGAAGAATTGAGTGGATCTATCCCTAACGTTGGTAAAGAACCAAGTTCAATAACGAAGCCTTCCATGAATTTTATTCCTTAGCTTAATCTGTAATTGTTGATGGGCGAGTTTTTTTCAAACTCAACTACGCCATTTAATTAATTGCTTGGAGATTTATCATAATTAGCAAATCTATGCTCATGGGTAATTAGCGATTTATCTATTACCCATGAGCTATAGCAGTCCTAAATGATTTATGAAATGTTTCAAATATCAAATAGGAGTTATGTTTCTATTAATCAGCAAAGCCTAGCTATTTTTTAGGGCTGAGATATCAATAACTCAGATGCGTCTTTTCCGAGTTCTGGCGCATCTTGCACGATAACTCCAGATTGCAGAAATTTGGTATCGATGATATCTTTATATGTCTCTAATGCTGGTTGCCAATTATCTATTAACTGATGTAGAGATTGTAGCTGTTCCTCTTTATGATTACCTGTGACGCTATAGCTAAAGTTGCCTGAAAATAAGACAATGGGAACAGTTTCTTCTTCAGTTATATATAGTTTACCTTCATTAATACTTAAGTTAAGTTGTCCTGCTTCGAGGGTAAAACCTAATTGCAGTGATACTTGAACAGGGGCATTCCCGACTTCTTGCCAAGGCGCTGGTGCTAACAAAGATTGCAGATATTTTTGGATGTCGCCTTCTGTATCTGCTTGAGTTTCCGTGATGTAACCTCTCAAATCTATGCCTAATGCTTGATAATCTGAGTTGGGTAAGGCTTGAATGTATCTGTGAGCAATTGCTGGTATCTGGATTTCTGAGATATCTTTAGAGCCAATTACTTCTAAGAAACTCAAGATGCCTTGTTGAGCAGTAATACTCACGCCGTTACGGAAGATCACTTGAGAACCTTGATTACTTACAATAGGTTCTCTGGCTAGCTCCCAATCTAAGGGAACGATATCACCATACTTCAGAAAATCATAAGTAAGAATACTGCAATTATAGTTTTTAACTGCGATCGCAATCCCTAGATTTTGGAGTATCAAAGATTTTTGCATTTACTACCTCAAATAAACCTGGTCAAAAGACTGTTTCAACAAAAAACAGACATCCTGCTAATTTTTCTAAGGAAAAAATACTTAAGGATGTTTCTAATGCGTTGCTTAAGCTATTGAACCCATTGCCTATAAATTCGTAAATTTTAAACTTACGAAATTGCTAATAGGTTGATAGTAATAATCTATCTATGTTCAAGTATTTTATTGTCCAATGTGTAGATTATCATAAATATTCTTATCTGTAAAACTACCTTATTATTAAAGATTTATATAATTTTCAGAGAGGATAAGCATAATTTTATTGAGTTGACTTTCTTTAAAATAAAGTTAAGCCAAGATTAATTAATACATAATTTTTGAGGTGTTTGGCATAGAGCAAGCTTATACCAATTCAAAATTTAAAATACCCTGTGAGTAGGCTTAAGTCCCTGGAAGGAAAGCAAGTTACAAAAATCAATATTAAGAAACTTAGATACTATCTAGATTTTACGGTTTGCATATATTATTTTATTTTGGTAAATTAGTATTAAATAATGTGGCGGCAATCATATTTTTTCAAGTAGAAAAAGCCTTTCTTTTATTACTATTTAGGCAATTTATTCGAGTTATTGCCAATGTACTATATTTAGATGCGTTTGCCCTGACATACTACACCAAATTAGATGAGCTTACCCTGGCTCAAACAAAACCCTTTGTGGTCACAACTTGAAGTTGTACAAAAAAATAAAGTTTATCTCGTCGGAACGCATTGGCATAATTCAGGTATTTTTGCTATCAATGCCATTCTTGATGATTTGGAGAAATACCTTGTTAACAGTTATCAGTAAACAGTGAACAGTTATCAGTTAATTTCCAAGTGCTTCCAACCAAGCATCTAAATCCGCCATGCTGGTAAAAAACTGGGAGATTGTTGAAATAATTTATAAAATATCGAATCTCGACGCATGGAAAATTGGCTTAAACCTTGGGAAGAATTTTAGTAGTGATAGGTGTTGCCGTAGCGATTTTTCTGGAGCGATAAGCCGGAGGCTTATCGCAATTCAACTTCCAATGATGAGGGTTTGCCTAGTGACTTGGAGCGATCGCTACCATCATACAACTGCCATAATTACGGTATAGCCAATTACTTATTGCCAATAAATGTCATTATAATCTATTAAGTGACATTATTAACCAAGCACCTACCATGACTCTGACCTTAAAACTGCAAGAATGGGAAGAGGAAATTTGGGACACAACAGCCCAAGATATTACATCTAGCTCAGATGTGCAGCTATTTGAGTATTTATCCCAATTATCCCAGAAATTTGGTCAGGGTGGTGTAAAAAATATTGAAGTGCATCCAGAAATTTGCTTATCAATTTTTGATTATGAGCTGTGTGAAGATGTAGTGGTAAAATTTCCAGAGTCAGAACACCCGTTACAGTTCAGTGTTTGTCTGTCTGGCACATCGATCGATGAATATGGTGGAAAGTTGGGAGCAGGGTATACTTGCATCTCTGGGGGTGGTATGCAGCGTCAAATGTTGGTGAAAAGTTCTAAATCTAGACATACGGGTATTGATATTCATATGTCTGCTAATTTGTTGCAAATTTTTTTCCCCAATCGTGATGGCGAAATACTTCCCCAATTGCGTTTACTAGCTAAGGGCGATGACTGGCAAACCTTGATTTACCCAGAAATTACAAATGCTATAGAACAAATAGTCAAGCAAATGATTTGCTGTCCCTACCAGGGAATCACAAAACAAATGTATCTGCAAGGAAAAGTCATAGAACTTATGGCTTTACAGTTAGCTCCGATTTTAAATAACCAAGGCGAATTACCGCCATCACCACAGCTTAAACCCACAACTGTTAACCGCGTTCATCATGCTAGGGAAATTCTGCACTTTCGTTTAGAAAATCCACCGTCATTAGCGGAATTAGCACAAATGGTAGGCATTAGTGACAGAACTCTGCGCTACGGATTTAAGGCATTATTTGGTACAACTGTATTTAATTATCTCACACAGAAGCGTTTGGAGAGAGCCGAACAGCTTCTGCGAAATGGGGGGTTAACTGTAGCGGAAGTGGCGAATTTATTAGGTTATTCCCATTTGGGACATTTTGCTGCGGCTTTTAAACGTCAGTTTGGGATTACACCCAGCGAATGTTTGTTGGGTAAAAAATCTATTTCTGCTTTGTAATGCCGTTTTGGGATACTAACGCCATTTTTGGATAGACGCGATCGCACCGACTTCTCTAAACTACCTCTAGATACAACTGAGAAGTTTACGCAATAATTTCATTTACTGGTGTGGAGAGTGGCGTGAATAATTTGACATTTCTACCAAATATGTGTTTTTGGTTAGGTATTAGTTTATTAGGATATTTTATTAATTGTGCCATCGCTCAATCAGCTATGGCTGAAGTGGAAGCAAAAGGGAAAAATCCAGAAATCATCGAACTAGGTGAGTTTAAAGTCTCAGGTACTACTATTGATGGTTTGTTGTCTCAGTCACCAACACCAATTAATTCTCCTGCAACTCAAAGGGAAGCGATCGCAATCACGGGTGTAAAAGCCAATCCCACAGACAAAGGTGTAGAGGTAATTTTAGAAACAACCCAAGGAGAACAACTACAACTCACAAATCGCAATGAAGGTAATAACTTTATTGCAGATATTCCCAATGCTCAGTTGCGTTTATCTTCAGGAGAAGCGTTCACATTCCGTTCGGTAAAACCAATTGCGGGAATTACTGAAATAACAGTTACGAATATTGACGCAAATACTGTACGAGTAACCGTGAACGGTGAAACGGCTTTGCCCACAGTTGAATTATTTGATGGGGATGAAGGACTGATTTTCGCAGTTGTATCTACGACAACAGCATTGCAGCAACCCCAAGAACAGCCAACAACTGAAACACCACCAGAAGAACCAACAGCGCAGCAGGATGAACCAATTGAATTGGTGGTGACGGGAGAGCAAGACAGATATCGTATACCAAATGCTTCAACTGCAACGCGGACAGATACTCCTGTGCGAGATATTCCCCAATCGATTCAGATTATTCCTCAAGAGGTGTTGCGGGATCAACGCGCCGATATATCTAGCGCGCTGCTGAATGCTCCTAGTGTGCGTAACGCCGCACCTTCTAATTTTGACTCGTTGCGATTGCAAGTGCGAGGCTTTTTTAGCCAATCCACATTGAATGGTATTAAAGAGACTAACGGTTTAGCCTCTAATGTAGGGCCTGATTTGACAGGAATCGAAAACATCGAAATTCTTCTAGGGCCAAACTCCGTTTTACTTGGTTCAACATCTCCAGGCGGAACAGTCAACTTTGTCACCAAACAGCCTTTACGAGATCCTTACTACTTTATTGAAGCAACTGTGGGTAGTTTTGATTTTTATCGTGGTGAAGTGGATTTATCGGGGCCTCTAGATGATGAGAAAAAAGCACTATATCGGCTGAACGCATCTTACAGAGATCAAGGGTTTTTCACTGATCTGAGCCAAACTAGAAACTTAGTGATTGCGCCAGTTTTGAGTCTGGAACTGAGCAAGAATACGAATCTGAGCATTGAAGGAATTTATAAAAATCTAGAGCAAGAGAACAATAACTTAGGCTTACCTGCGATTGGAACGATATTTTCTAATCCTAATGGTAATATACCTCGTACCCGCATTACTAATGAAGGTGATCTGGATGTCACAACTGCCAGGATTGGGTATAGATTAGAGCATAAATTTAATGAGAATTGGTCATTAAATAATTCTTTTCGATATGGATACCTTAACTATGACGGTACTGGACTCAACGTTGGAACAAGGCTTTTAGACGATAATCGCACCCTATTAAGAACAGCTAATGATTTAAACGATCGCTATCGTGACTATAGACTAACGACAAATATTATCGGCAAGTTTACAACAGGTGCAATCAAGCATCAATTACTATTTGGTATTGATCTAGGAAGGCTGAACAATAACTTAAAATTTACGGGTAGATCAGGCGCACCCATTGATTTATTTAATCCCATTTACGGTCAACCAGTGGGAGCAATAACATTTGAGAGTGATACTAATACCGTCACTGATGAACTTGGCATCATCATACAAGATCAGGTGGCGATCGCCGACAACTTAAAATTACTCGTCAGTGGTAGATTTGATACTTTCACCCAAACCAACAGAGATTTGCTCACCGCTACAGAAACAAGTCAATCAGTAAGTGCCTTTAGTCCCCGTGTGGGGATTGTATATCAGCCAATCCCGCCCATTTCCCTGTATGCTAACTACAGTCGCTCATTCGAGCCAGCCATTGGTCAAGCCTTTGATGGTAGTGACTTTGAGCCTACAAGGGGTACGCAGTACGAAGTTGGGGTGAAAGCAGATTTAAACCAGAGGCTTTCGACAACACTGGCGTTTTATGATATTACCCAATCGAACGTTTTAACTGACGATCCAAATAATATAGGCTTTTCTGTGCAAACTGGAGAACAGCGCAGCCAAGGTATTGAACTGAGTCTTGCAGGTGAAATTTCACCAGGATGGAATATATTTGCTAGTTATGCCTATAACGATGCTCGTGTCACCGAAGATAATAGCATTCCCATAGGCAACCGCGTACAACGGACAACTCCCCATGCTGCCAGCTTATGGACAACCTATGAAATTCAACGAGGAAATTTACAGGGTTTAGGCTTTGGTTTAGGATTGTTTTATGTAGGCGATCGCGCTGGAGATACTGGAAATACATTTGAAGTACCTAGTTATTTAACAACTAATGCTGCTATCTTTTACAAACAAGACAGATTCCGGGCGGCGATTAATATCCGAAACCTCTTTAACGTAGACTACTTTGAAAATGCTTTCAATCGCTTGCGCGTCTCTCCTGGTGAACCATTTACAGTCCAAGGAACTATTTCTTGGACATTTTGACAATTGCATGATTTTCTAACTCATACTGGAGGATAAAAGCTAGCAGGATTTATTTACACATCTTCAGAAACAATAATCTTCTCAATTTCTGGAGATGTGTATCAATCCTGTTTCATAAAGCACAAATCTATGAAAATAATTTCACGTCACTTTATTGTCATATTCTTATTAGGAATGTTGATATTTACTGCCATTTGGGCTGGTAATAAAAGTTTTACCTATGAAGCGACAAACCCAATATCTCCACAACAAAACGCAAAATGTCGAGTGGTGCAACACGTCCAAGGAGAAACTTGTATTCCCCTCAATCCGCAACGAATTGTCACCTTAGATTTTAATAGCTTTGCAACAGTTTTGGCTTTAGACACCAAACCCATAGCCACTTGGATTACAACTGAAATAGAAGATGACTTTCGTTACTTTCAAGGAAAAGCAGATGGAGTTGAAATTTTACATAGTTCTAGCGGACAAATTAATTTAGAAAAACTTGTATTACTCAATCCCGACTTAATTATTGTTATCTCCCATCCAGGATTTGAAGGAGTTTATAAATATGCGTCGCAAATTGCACCAACAGTAATTCTCCCTTGGATAGAAACTAGAGGCAATTGGAAACAACACATTAAAGATGCTGCCAGAGTTTTGAACAAAACAGAGACAGGCATTCAACTTATAAATGACTATAACCGACGTGTTAACCAGTTAAAACAAGCTATTGAAAATAGTTATAGGGAAATTCGCATATCATTTGCTTTTGTTGCTTCGGGAAGATTAGTTATTACTCGTGAAAAATCTTTTGCTGGTGGAATTTTAGATGACATTGGCATATTAAATCCTATATTTGCAAAATCCGGTGACAATGATTTACCTCTTTCTGAAGAACTCTTACCCAAGATTGACAGCGATATCCTATTTATTGCACCACTACGCAAAGATGATTACTCCGTTATCAAACAGCTTCAGCAAAAGCCTTTATGGTCTCAACTCAAAGCTGTGCAGCAAAATCAAGTTTACATAGTGGATTTTTCTGTATGGCGTGGACTCAATATTCTGGCGGCACATGAGATGCTCAATGACCTTGATAAATACCTCATTAATTTTCTTGAAAATAATGCCTAAACATACCATATTTGTCTGCAAATCTTGTCACCGTTCTTCTCAAGAACGACCAGAAAATCCCCCTTTTGATGGTGCAATTTTACTTGACAAACTAAATGATTTATGTAATGAAAAATTATCACTGAATGAACTGGAAATTAAACCCGTTGAATGTTTGTGGGCTTGTAATCAAGGCTGTGTTGTAGCAGCTTCGCACCCAGACAAACCCACTTATCTTTTTGTCAATTTGACTCCAGAAGAAGGCGCAGCATCATTACTGGAATTTATGCAATTGTATATCAAGAGCCGCAAAGGCAATATAGCTTGGAAACAATTACCTGAACTGTTGCAAGCTGCTATTTTCGCGCAAATCCCACCAGGAGAAAGTAGCTTCGGTTAGGTTGTCAGGGAGCATCTCACTTTTTAAGGAGGGTCAAACAGACAATAATCTTTCGTATTATAAAGTCTTCTCAGAACTGTCATATCATCAACTTCTGATTATCTTTTGTATATAGGTATTGCCGAAATTAACTATAAATTGCCGTTTTTATATAGAAATTTTCCGTTTTTGGATAGAATTGACTTGTTAAAGAATAGTACAATTTACTTATTTTGGTCAAGTACAATTCCAATTGCTCAAAAACATCAAGTCTTGAATTAAAATTCTGACAATGACATCAAAATTTCATCCTTTATCAAACAAACGCTCCCCACTCCAACGGTTACTCAACTACGGACAAAAATATCGTGGGAAAATTTATCAAGCCTCTACTTATTCAGTAATAAATACTATTTTAGATTTAGCACCGCCTTGGTTAATCGGTATTGCTGTAGATATATTAGTCCAACAACAAGATTCTTTTATTGCTAGATTTGGTATTAAAGATGTAATATGGCAATTTGCTCTACTTTCATTAATCACCGTTATTGTTTGGATATTTGAATCACTTTCTCAGTACGCTTATGATAGACTTTGGCGAAATTTGGCT carries:
- a CDS encoding helix-turn-helix transcriptional regulator, whose product is MTLTLKLQEWEEEIWDTTAQDITSSSDVQLFEYLSQLSQKFGQGGVKNIEVHPEICLSIFDYELCEDVVVKFPESEHPLQFSVCLSGTSIDEYGGKLGAGYTCISGGGMQRQMLVKSSKSRHTGIDIHMSANLLQIFFPNRDGEILPQLRLLAKGDDWQTLIYPEITNAIEQIVKQMICCPYQGITKQMYLQGKVIELMALQLAPILNNQGELPPSPQLKPTTVNRVHHAREILHFRLENPPSLAELAQMVGISDRTLRYGFKALFGTTVFNYLTQKRLERAEQLLRNGGLTVAEVANLLGYSHLGHFAAAFKRQFGITPSECLLGKKSISAL
- a CDS encoding TonB-dependent siderophore receptor; the protein is MCFWLGISLLGYFINCAIAQSAMAEVEAKGKNPEIIELGEFKVSGTTIDGLLSQSPTPINSPATQREAIAITGVKANPTDKGVEVILETTQGEQLQLTNRNEGNNFIADIPNAQLRLSSGEAFTFRSVKPIAGITEITVTNIDANTVRVTVNGETALPTVELFDGDEGLIFAVVSTTTALQQPQEQPTTETPPEEPTAQQDEPIELVVTGEQDRYRIPNASTATRTDTPVRDIPQSIQIIPQEVLRDQRADISSALLNAPSVRNAAPSNFDSLRLQVRGFFSQSTLNGIKETNGLASNVGPDLTGIENIEILLGPNSVLLGSTSPGGTVNFVTKQPLRDPYYFIEATVGSFDFYRGEVDLSGPLDDEKKALYRLNASYRDQGFFTDLSQTRNLVIAPVLSLELSKNTNLSIEGIYKNLEQENNNLGLPAIGTIFSNPNGNIPRTRITNEGDLDVTTARIGYRLEHKFNENWSLNNSFRYGYLNYDGTGLNVGTRLLDDNRTLLRTANDLNDRYRDYRLTTNIIGKFTTGAIKHQLLFGIDLGRLNNNLKFTGRSGAPIDLFNPIYGQPVGAITFESDTNTVTDELGIIIQDQVAIADNLKLLVSGRFDTFTQTNRDLLTATETSQSVSAFSPRVGIVYQPIPPISLYANYSRSFEPAIGQAFDGSDFEPTRGTQYEVGVKADLNQRLSTTLAFYDITQSNVLTDDPNNIGFSVQTGEQRSQGIELSLAGEISPGWNIFASYAYNDARVTEDNSIPIGNRVQRTTPHAASLWTTYEIQRGNLQGLGFGLGLFYVGDRAGDTGNTFEVPSYLTTNAAIFYKQDRFRAAINIRNLFNVDYFENAFNRLRVSPGEPFTVQGTISWTF
- a CDS encoding iron-siderophore ABC transporter substrate-binding protein; this translates as MKIISRHFIVIFLLGMLIFTAIWAGNKSFTYEATNPISPQQNAKCRVVQHVQGETCIPLNPQRIVTLDFNSFATVLALDTKPIATWITTEIEDDFRYFQGKADGVEILHSSSGQINLEKLVLLNPDLIIVISHPGFEGVYKYASQIAPTVILPWIETRGNWKQHIKDAARVLNKTETGIQLINDYNRRVNQLKQAIENSYREIRISFAFVASGRLVITREKSFAGGILDDIGILNPIFAKSGDNDLPLSEELLPKIDSDILFIAPLRKDDYSVIKQLQQKPLWSQLKAVQQNQVYIVDFSVWRGLNILAAHEMLNDLDKYLINFLENNA
- a CDS encoding DUF1636 family protein — its product is MPKHTIFVCKSCHRSSQERPENPPFDGAILLDKLNDLCNEKLSLNELEIKPVECLWACNQGCVVAASHPDKPTYLFVNLTPEEGAASLLEFMQLYIKSRKGNIAWKQLPELLQAAIFAQIPPGESSFG